One genomic region from Argentina anserina chromosome 2, drPotAnse1.1, whole genome shotgun sequence encodes:
- the LOC126785019 gene encoding kinesin-like protein KIN-7D, mitochondrial isoform X2, with product MASSSSRARSSSPFSSYRKPSSPYSSTSSTSSARAALIPRSCSSSATSFYGSGGGLGPRSATPSRSRSESMYQGSRSFGGVSPVGFAADELMAEAVDAPRSGDSISVTIRFRPLSEREYHRGDEVTWYADGDKIVRNVYNPLTAYAFDKVFGEDTISQEVYEVAAKPVVKAAMEGVNGTVFAYGVTSSGKTHTMHGDQNAPGVIPLAIKDVFSMIQDTPGREFLLRVSYLEIYNEVINDLLDPTGQNLRVREDSQGTYVEGIKEEVVLSPGHALSFIAAGEEHRHVGSNNYNLFSSRSHTIFTLMIESSAHGDEYDGVIFSQLNLIDLAGSESSKTETTGLRRKEGSYINKSLLTLGTVIGKLSEGKASHVPYRDSKLTRLLQSSLSGHGHVSLICTVTPASSSMEETHNTLKFANRAKRVEIYASRNKIIDEKSLIKKYQREISVLKEELDQLRKGMLVGISHEEIITLKQKLEEGQVKMQSRLEEEEEAKAALMSRIQRLTKLILVSSKNTIPGCLSDIPTHQRHYSVGEDDKLEVVRDGSLLIESENKDSPSSASGVPSDLSYDIRHKRSSSRWNEELSPAGSTITDLTHAGEVISGSKLTTGGMTMTDHRDLLVEQVKMLAGEIALGTSTLKRMMEQSANDPDSSKVQIENLEHDIHEKRRQMRILEQRINESGEASVSNATLVEMQQTVNRLMTQCDEKGFELEIKSADNRILQEQLQNKCAENLELQEKVNQLERRLASVPGEKSSASSEYGVSEEYVDELRKKIQSQEIENERLKLEHVQFSEENSGLHVQNQKLAEESSYAKELASAAAVELKNLAGEVTKLSLQNAKLEKELLAAREQANNSRSSNMYAGNGVNRKYNDGLRPGRKGRLSGRGNDILSDDFESWNLDSDDLRMELQARKQREAALEAALSEKEFVEEEYRKKVEDAKKREEALENDLANMWVLVAKLKKEGGAVPETTTEERHNDSMENNNGFKVIDSESNTIHKERQPLDVSKPATDGIRTEEPLVLRLKARMQEMKEKELKHQGNGDANSHFCKVCFEAPTAAILLPCRHFCLCKPCSLACSECPICRTKIADRLFAFTS from the exons ATggcctcttcctcctccagaGCAAGGAGCAGCTCGCCGTTCTCGTCCTACCGCAAGCCTTCTAGTCCTTACTCCTCTacctcctccacctcctccgCCCGCGCCGCCCTCATCCCGCGCTCCTGCTCCAGCTCCGCCACCTCGTTTTACGGCTCCGGAGGCGGACTCGGTCCCCGATCCGCCACGCCGAGCCGCTCCCGCTCCGAATCAATGTACCAAGGCTCCCGCTCCTTCGGCGGCGTCTCGCCGGTCGGGTTCGCCGCCGACGAGCTCATGGCCGAGGCGGTGGACGCACCGAGGTCCGGGGATAGTATCTCGGTCACGATTCGGTTTCGGCCGCTCAG CGAGAGGGAGTATCATAGAGGCGATGAGGTCACTTGGTATGCTGATGGTGATAAGATCGTGCGCAATGTGTACAATCCGCTTACGGCTTATGCATTCG ATAAAGTTTTCGGAGAGGATACGATTTCGCAGGAGGTGTATGAGGTTGCTGCCAAACCTGTGGTCAAAGCTGCCATGGAAGGTGTCAATG GCACTGTTTTCGCCTATGGTGTGACAAGTAGTGGAAAGACACACACTATGCAT GGAGATCAAAACGCTCCAGGTGTTATACCATTGGCCATAAAAGATGTATTCAGTATGATCCAGGAT ACCCCAGGAAGGGAGTTTTTACTTCGTGTCTCATATCTTGAGATCTACAATGAG GTGATAAATGACTTGCTTGATCCAACAGGTCAAAATTTGCGTGTTAGAGAAGATTCACAG GGTACCTATGTGGAGGGTATAAAAGAAGAAGTAGTTCTGTCTCCTGGGCACGCACTTTCGTTTATTGCTGCTGGAGAAG AGCATCGTCATGTTGGGTCTAACAATTATAATCTGTTCAGTAGTAGAAGCCACACCATATTTACTCTG ATGATTGAAAGTAGTGCCCATGGTGATGAATATGATGGAGTTATCTTCTCTCAACTT AACTTGATCGATCTAGCTGGATCTGAGAGCTCGAAAACTGAAACAACTGGACTAAGAAGAAAGGAAGGATCTTACATAAATAAGAGTCTTTTAACTCTTGGAACT GTAATTGGGAAGCTGAGTGAGGGAAAGGCATCCCATGTTCCATATCGAGATTCTAAGCTCACCCGCCTTCTACAATCTTCACTAAGTGGGCACGGGCATGTTTCA CTTATTTGCACGGTTACTCCTGCATCAAGTAGCATGGAAGAAACCCATAATACATTGAAGTTCGCAAACAGAGCAAAGCGAGTGGAAATCTACGCATCACGTAATAAG ATTATAGATGAGAAGTCATTAATTAAGAAGTACCAAAGAGAAATTTCAGTCCTTAAAGAAGAGCTTGATCAGCTGAGGAAGGGGATGCTTGTTGGTATCAGTCACGAGGAAATTATCACTTTAAAGCAGAAG TTGGAAGAGGGCCAAGTCAAAATGCAATCAAGattggaggaagaagaggaagcaAAGGCTGCTCTTATGAGTAGAATTCAGAGGCTGACGAAGCTAATTCTTGTCTCATCAAAAAATACAATTCCCGGATGTCTGAGTGATATTCCCACCCACCAACGGCATTATTCTGTTGGGGAGGACGAT AAACTGGAAGTAGTGCGAGACGGGTCCTTGTTAATAGAAAGTGAGAATAAGGACTCACCTTCTTCTGCTTCTGGTGTCCCATCGGATCTGTCGTATGATATCAGACATAAAAGATCTTCCAGTAGGTGGAATGAAGAGCTCTCACCAGCTGGCAGTACAATTACAGACTTAACTCACGCCGGGGAAGTTATCAGTGGTTCAAAACTGACAACA ggAGGGATGACAATGACAGATCATAGAGATCTGCTTGTCGAGCAAGTAAAGATGCTTGCTGGAGAGATAGCACTTGGCACCAGCACCTTGAAGCGAATGATGGAGCAGTCAGCAAATGACCCTGATAGCTCCAAAGTTCAA ATTGAGAACTTGGAACATGATATCCACGAAAAGAGAAGACAGATGAGGATTTTAGAACAGCGCATCAATGAAAGTGGTGAGGCGTCAGTCTCAAATGCAACATTGGTTGAGATGCAGCAG ACAGTTAATAGACTGATGACACAATGCGATGAGAAGGGGTTTGAGTTGGAA ATAAAATCGGCAGACAATCGTATTCTTCAGGAGCAATTACAAAATAAG TGTGCAGAGAACTTGGAATTGCAAGAGAAAGTCAATCAGTTGGAGCGCCGCTTAGCTTCAGTGCCTGGTGAGAAATCATCAGCGTCGTCTGAGTATGGTGTATCTGAAGAGTATGTTGATGAATTGAGAAAGAAAATCCAGTCTCAG GAAATTGAGAATGAAAGACTAAAGCTGGAGCACGTTCAGTTTTCAGAGGAGAATAGTGGGTTACATGTGCAAAATCAAAAACTGGCTGAAGAATCTTCTTATGCTAAGGAACTGGCatctgctgctgctgttgagTTGAAAAATTTGGCCGGTGAAGTGACAAAACTTTCATTACAGAATGCCAAACTAGAGAAAGAGTTGTTAGCTGCTCGTGAGCAAGCCAATAATTCTAGAAGTTCTAACATGTATGCTGGTAATGGCGTTAACCGCAAGTACAATGATGGACTAAGACCTGGGAGAAAAGGGAGACTTTCTGGTCGTGGTAATGATATCCTGTCCGATGACTTTGAGTCATGGAATCTTGATTCTGATGACTTAAGGATGGAACTCCAGGCTAGAAAGCAGCGAGAGGCAGCTCTTGAGGCAGCTCTGTCTGAAAAGGAATTTGTAGAGGAGGAATATAGGAAAAAGGTTGAAGATgcaaagaaaagagaagaagctCTTGAAAACGACTTGGCAAACATGTGGGTTCTGGTTGcaaaattaaagaaagaaGGTGGAGCTGTCCCTGAGACAACAACAGAAGAAAGACACAATGATTCCATGGAAAACAATAATGGTTTTAAAGTAATTGATAGTGAAAGTAATACTATCCACAAAGAGAGACAACCATTGGATGTTTCAAAACCAGCTACTGATGGAATTCGCACAGAAGAACCCCTTGTTCTTCGCCTCAAG GCTCGAATGCAAGAGATGAAGGAAAAAGAGCTCAAACACCAGGGAAATGGTGATGCCAATTCCCATTTCTGTAAAGTTTGCTTTGAAGCGCCAACTGCAGCAATTCTATTGCCTTGCCGGCATTTTTGTT TATGTAAACCATGCTCACTTGCTTGTTCCGAGTGCCCAATATGTCGTACAAAGATTGCAGATAGGCTTTTTGCATTTACTTCATGA
- the LOC126785019 gene encoding kinesin-like protein KIN-7D, mitochondrial isoform X1, with amino-acid sequence MASSSSRARSSSPFSSYRKPSSPYSSTSSTSSARAALIPRSCSSSATSFYGSGGGLGPRSATPSRSRSESMYQGSRSFGGVSPVGFAADELMAEAVDAPRSGDSISVTIRFRPLSEREYHRGDEVTWYADGDKIVRNVYNPLTAYAFDKVFGEDTISQEVYEVAAKPVVKAAMEGVNGTVFAYGVTSSGKTHTMHGDQNAPGVIPLAIKDVFSMIQDTPGREFLLRVSYLEIYNEVINDLLDPTGQNLRVREDSQGTYVEGIKEEVVLSPGHALSFIAAGEEHRHVGSNNYNLFSSRSHTIFTLMIESSAHGDEYDGVIFSQLNLIDLAGSESSKTETTGLRRKEGSYINKSLLTLGTVIGKLSEGKASHVPYRDSKLTRLLQSSLSGHGHVSLICTVTPASSSMEETHNTLKFANRAKRVEIYASRNKQIIDEKSLIKKYQREISVLKEELDQLRKGMLVGISHEEIITLKQKLEEGQVKMQSRLEEEEEAKAALMSRIQRLTKLILVSSKNTIPGCLSDIPTHQRHYSVGEDDKLEVVRDGSLLIESENKDSPSSASGVPSDLSYDIRHKRSSSRWNEELSPAGSTITDLTHAGEVISGSKLTTGGMTMTDHRDLLVEQVKMLAGEIALGTSTLKRMMEQSANDPDSSKVQIENLEHDIHEKRRQMRILEQRINESGEASVSNATLVEMQQTVNRLMTQCDEKGFELEIKSADNRILQEQLQNKCAENLELQEKVNQLERRLASVPGEKSSASSEYGVSEEYVDELRKKIQSQEIENERLKLEHVQFSEENSGLHVQNQKLAEESSYAKELASAAAVELKNLAGEVTKLSLQNAKLEKELLAAREQANNSRSSNMYAGNGVNRKYNDGLRPGRKGRLSGRGNDILSDDFESWNLDSDDLRMELQARKQREAALEAALSEKEFVEEEYRKKVEDAKKREEALENDLANMWVLVAKLKKEGGAVPETTTEERHNDSMENNNGFKVIDSESNTIHKERQPLDVSKPATDGIRTEEPLVLRLKARMQEMKEKELKHQGNGDANSHFCKVCFEAPTAAILLPCRHFCLCKPCSLACSECPICRTKIADRLFAFTS; translated from the exons ATggcctcttcctcctccagaGCAAGGAGCAGCTCGCCGTTCTCGTCCTACCGCAAGCCTTCTAGTCCTTACTCCTCTacctcctccacctcctccgCCCGCGCCGCCCTCATCCCGCGCTCCTGCTCCAGCTCCGCCACCTCGTTTTACGGCTCCGGAGGCGGACTCGGTCCCCGATCCGCCACGCCGAGCCGCTCCCGCTCCGAATCAATGTACCAAGGCTCCCGCTCCTTCGGCGGCGTCTCGCCGGTCGGGTTCGCCGCCGACGAGCTCATGGCCGAGGCGGTGGACGCACCGAGGTCCGGGGATAGTATCTCGGTCACGATTCGGTTTCGGCCGCTCAG CGAGAGGGAGTATCATAGAGGCGATGAGGTCACTTGGTATGCTGATGGTGATAAGATCGTGCGCAATGTGTACAATCCGCTTACGGCTTATGCATTCG ATAAAGTTTTCGGAGAGGATACGATTTCGCAGGAGGTGTATGAGGTTGCTGCCAAACCTGTGGTCAAAGCTGCCATGGAAGGTGTCAATG GCACTGTTTTCGCCTATGGTGTGACAAGTAGTGGAAAGACACACACTATGCAT GGAGATCAAAACGCTCCAGGTGTTATACCATTGGCCATAAAAGATGTATTCAGTATGATCCAGGAT ACCCCAGGAAGGGAGTTTTTACTTCGTGTCTCATATCTTGAGATCTACAATGAG GTGATAAATGACTTGCTTGATCCAACAGGTCAAAATTTGCGTGTTAGAGAAGATTCACAG GGTACCTATGTGGAGGGTATAAAAGAAGAAGTAGTTCTGTCTCCTGGGCACGCACTTTCGTTTATTGCTGCTGGAGAAG AGCATCGTCATGTTGGGTCTAACAATTATAATCTGTTCAGTAGTAGAAGCCACACCATATTTACTCTG ATGATTGAAAGTAGTGCCCATGGTGATGAATATGATGGAGTTATCTTCTCTCAACTT AACTTGATCGATCTAGCTGGATCTGAGAGCTCGAAAACTGAAACAACTGGACTAAGAAGAAAGGAAGGATCTTACATAAATAAGAGTCTTTTAACTCTTGGAACT GTAATTGGGAAGCTGAGTGAGGGAAAGGCATCCCATGTTCCATATCGAGATTCTAAGCTCACCCGCCTTCTACAATCTTCACTAAGTGGGCACGGGCATGTTTCA CTTATTTGCACGGTTACTCCTGCATCAAGTAGCATGGAAGAAACCCATAATACATTGAAGTTCGCAAACAGAGCAAAGCGAGTGGAAATCTACGCATCACGTAATAAG CAGATTATAGATGAGAAGTCATTAATTAAGAAGTACCAAAGAGAAATTTCAGTCCTTAAAGAAGAGCTTGATCAGCTGAGGAAGGGGATGCTTGTTGGTATCAGTCACGAGGAAATTATCACTTTAAAGCAGAAG TTGGAAGAGGGCCAAGTCAAAATGCAATCAAGattggaggaagaagaggaagcaAAGGCTGCTCTTATGAGTAGAATTCAGAGGCTGACGAAGCTAATTCTTGTCTCATCAAAAAATACAATTCCCGGATGTCTGAGTGATATTCCCACCCACCAACGGCATTATTCTGTTGGGGAGGACGAT AAACTGGAAGTAGTGCGAGACGGGTCCTTGTTAATAGAAAGTGAGAATAAGGACTCACCTTCTTCTGCTTCTGGTGTCCCATCGGATCTGTCGTATGATATCAGACATAAAAGATCTTCCAGTAGGTGGAATGAAGAGCTCTCACCAGCTGGCAGTACAATTACAGACTTAACTCACGCCGGGGAAGTTATCAGTGGTTCAAAACTGACAACA ggAGGGATGACAATGACAGATCATAGAGATCTGCTTGTCGAGCAAGTAAAGATGCTTGCTGGAGAGATAGCACTTGGCACCAGCACCTTGAAGCGAATGATGGAGCAGTCAGCAAATGACCCTGATAGCTCCAAAGTTCAA ATTGAGAACTTGGAACATGATATCCACGAAAAGAGAAGACAGATGAGGATTTTAGAACAGCGCATCAATGAAAGTGGTGAGGCGTCAGTCTCAAATGCAACATTGGTTGAGATGCAGCAG ACAGTTAATAGACTGATGACACAATGCGATGAGAAGGGGTTTGAGTTGGAA ATAAAATCGGCAGACAATCGTATTCTTCAGGAGCAATTACAAAATAAG TGTGCAGAGAACTTGGAATTGCAAGAGAAAGTCAATCAGTTGGAGCGCCGCTTAGCTTCAGTGCCTGGTGAGAAATCATCAGCGTCGTCTGAGTATGGTGTATCTGAAGAGTATGTTGATGAATTGAGAAAGAAAATCCAGTCTCAG GAAATTGAGAATGAAAGACTAAAGCTGGAGCACGTTCAGTTTTCAGAGGAGAATAGTGGGTTACATGTGCAAAATCAAAAACTGGCTGAAGAATCTTCTTATGCTAAGGAACTGGCatctgctgctgctgttgagTTGAAAAATTTGGCCGGTGAAGTGACAAAACTTTCATTACAGAATGCCAAACTAGAGAAAGAGTTGTTAGCTGCTCGTGAGCAAGCCAATAATTCTAGAAGTTCTAACATGTATGCTGGTAATGGCGTTAACCGCAAGTACAATGATGGACTAAGACCTGGGAGAAAAGGGAGACTTTCTGGTCGTGGTAATGATATCCTGTCCGATGACTTTGAGTCATGGAATCTTGATTCTGATGACTTAAGGATGGAACTCCAGGCTAGAAAGCAGCGAGAGGCAGCTCTTGAGGCAGCTCTGTCTGAAAAGGAATTTGTAGAGGAGGAATATAGGAAAAAGGTTGAAGATgcaaagaaaagagaagaagctCTTGAAAACGACTTGGCAAACATGTGGGTTCTGGTTGcaaaattaaagaaagaaGGTGGAGCTGTCCCTGAGACAACAACAGAAGAAAGACACAATGATTCCATGGAAAACAATAATGGTTTTAAAGTAATTGATAGTGAAAGTAATACTATCCACAAAGAGAGACAACCATTGGATGTTTCAAAACCAGCTACTGATGGAATTCGCACAGAAGAACCCCTTGTTCTTCGCCTCAAG GCTCGAATGCAAGAGATGAAGGAAAAAGAGCTCAAACACCAGGGAAATGGTGATGCCAATTCCCATTTCTGTAAAGTTTGCTTTGAAGCGCCAACTGCAGCAATTCTATTGCCTTGCCGGCATTTTTGTT TATGTAAACCATGCTCACTTGCTTGTTCCGAGTGCCCAATATGTCGTACAAAGATTGCAGATAGGCTTTTTGCATTTACTTCATGA